The following coding sequences are from one Alphaproteobacteria bacterium window:
- a CDS encoding NAD(P) transhydrogenase subunit alpha encodes MIEPQVIAKVSSHLREGLAAMADQAYAMEQMVHGLAQQVALYPDEGVTHVGPDPFVFGLTVFVLALFVGYYVVWRVTPALHSPLMAVTNAISSVIIVGALIAAGPMEVSFSKIAGFVAVILASINIFGGFIVTQRMLHMFKKQK; translated from the coding sequence ATGATTGAACCTCAGGTCATTGCAAAGGTGTCCTCTCATTTGCGGGAAGGGCTTGCGGCTATGGCTGATCAGGCTTATGCCATGGAACAAATGGTCCATGGTTTAGCACAACAAGTCGCTCTCTATCCAGATGAGGGTGTGACCCATGTGGGACCTGACCCCTTTGTTTTTGGTTTGACTGTTTTTGTACTGGCGTTATTCGTAGGATACTATGTCGTTTGGCGGGTGACTCCAGCATTACATTCGCCTCTGATGGCTGTGACCAATGCTATTTCCTCGGTCATTATTGTCGGGGCGCTTATTGCTGCGGGGCCAATGGAAGTTAGTTTTTCAAAGATTGCAGGATTTGTGGCGGTCATTCTTGCTTCTATCAATATTTTTGGAGGATTCATTGTGACACAACGAATGCTTCACATGTTCAAGAAGCAGAAATAA
- a CDS encoding NAD(P)(+) transhydrogenase (Re/Si-specific) subunit beta: protein MEENISTLAYLVSSVCFIMALRGLASPESARLGNLFGVAGMTIAIITTLCMPSILSYELIISGLLIGGTIGALIARQIKMTALPQLIAAFHSLVGLAAVCVAAAALYSPNSYGIGVTGHIHFSNLIEMFLGTAIGAITFTGSVVAFAKLQGLVSGKPLVYPGQHFVNLVLGVLIILIGIAFATSESYTAFWILLGLAFLIGFLLILPIGGADMPVVVSMLNSYSGWAACGIGFTLNNILLIVTGALVGASGAILSYIMCKGMNRSIINVILGGFGAEGATVSTSGKDERPVKEGSAADAAYILENSQSVIIVPGYGMAVAQAQHALREIVDLLKEKKVRVRFAIHPVAGRMPGHMNVLLAEANVPYEDVFELDDINRDFSSADVAFVIGANDVTNPVAKTDPTSPIYGMPILDVEKAKTILFLKRSLAPGYAGVENELFFRDNTMMLFGDAKRMCEQIVKDMA, encoded by the coding sequence ATGGAAGAAAATATCTCTACACTTGCTTATCTAGTTTCATCGGTGTGTTTCATTATGGCATTAAGGGGACTTGCGTCTCCAGAATCTGCCAGGCTTGGAAACCTTTTTGGTGTGGCTGGGATGACTATCGCTATTATAACAACTCTATGTATGCCCAGTATTTTGAGTTATGAACTGATTATCTCGGGCCTCCTTATTGGAGGGACTATAGGGGCTCTGATTGCTCGTCAGATAAAGATGACGGCGCTTCCACAACTGATTGCTGCTTTTCATAGTCTTGTGGGTCTAGCAGCGGTATGTGTGGCTGCAGCAGCTCTTTATAGCCCAAATTCATATGGCATTGGTGTCACAGGTCACATTCATTTTAGCAATTTGATCGAGATGTTTTTAGGGACAGCTATCGGGGCGATTACTTTTACGGGATCTGTTGTTGCATTTGCAAAACTGCAGGGACTTGTGAGTGGCAAGCCTCTTGTGTATCCAGGGCAGCATTTCGTGAATTTGGTGCTGGGTGTTTTGATTATTCTCATCGGCATAGCCTTTGCAACTTCAGAATCTTATACAGCGTTTTGGATTCTTTTAGGATTGGCATTCTTAATAGGATTTCTGTTGATCCTCCCAATTGGTGGGGCGGATATGCCCGTTGTTGTCTCCATGTTGAACTCATACTCAGGTTGGGCAGCGTGTGGCATAGGATTCACCCTCAATAATATTCTTCTTATTGTGACTGGCGCACTGGTTGGTGCATCGGGGGCTATTCTTAGTTATATCATGTGTAAGGGGATGAATCGTTCTATCATCAATGTTATCTTGGGTGGGTTTGGTGCTGAAGGAGCAACCGTTAGCACATCAGGCAAGGACGAACGCCCTGTAAAAGAGGGAAGTGCAGCAGATGCGGCATATATTTTAGAGAACTCTCAATCAGTTATCATTGTTCCCGGATATGGAATGGCCGTAGCCCAAGCTCAGCACGCTTTGCGGGAGATCGTTGATCTTTTGAAAGAAAAAAAGGTACGTGTGCGCTTTGCTATTCATCCAGTGGCAGGACGTATGCCAGGCCACATGAATGTCCTTTTGGCAGAGGCGAATGTACCTTACGAAGATGTGTTTGAATTAGATGATATTAACAGGGATTTTTCCTCTGCTGATGTTGCGTTTGTTATAGGGGCAAATGACGTAACCAATCCGGTTGCAAAAACAGATCCTACGAGCCCTATATACGGAATGCCCATATTGGACGTGGAAAAGGCAAAAACGATTCTCTTTTTGAAACGTTCTTTGGCACCAGGATATGCTGGTGTTGAAAATGAACTTTTTTTCCGAGACAATACGATGATGCTTTTTGGTGATGCGAAGCGTATGTGTGAGCAGATCGTAAAAGACATGGCGTAA
- a CDS encoding Re/Si-specific NAD(P)(+) transhydrogenase subunit alpha — protein MKISIPKERSPYETRVAATPETVKKLVGRGFTVMVESGAGSAASFTDEAYQASGAKIAKQTQDVYKDAAIVLKVQRPMGKGKDMLDERALLEKGSVLVSLLSPYTAAEDVAYYQKKSITSFAMELIPRITRAQSMDVLSSQTNLAGYRAVLEAVAVFGRALPMMMTAAGTLLPAKVLVLGAGVAGLQAIATARRLGAVVSAFDVRPAVKEQVESLGATFIQVDAKAEDAETAGGYAKEMGADYKKRQTQLIHETLKKTDIAISTALIPGKPAPTLITEPMVRDMPEGAVIVDLAVENGGNCTLSKVGEIVESHGVKIIGFPNLPARLAEDSSSFYGKNILNFLDLLIDKKKNELAIDWEDEIIKGAAVTHNGNILKEEIMGSSGGHKASGKKPTEKSASKSAPKSIAKKRAKVKK, from the coding sequence ATGAAAATTTCAATACCAAAAGAACGTTCCCCATATGAAACACGGGTTGCAGCAACACCGGAGACCGTGAAGAAGCTTGTTGGGCGAGGTTTTACGGTGATGGTTGAATCCGGGGCAGGCTCTGCGGCTTCATTTACGGACGAGGCCTATCAAGCTTCGGGTGCAAAGATCGCTAAACAAACTCAGGATGTTTATAAAGACGCCGCCATCGTTCTCAAGGTCCAACGGCCTATGGGAAAGGGGAAAGATATGTTGGATGAGCGCGCGCTTTTGGAAAAAGGAAGTGTGCTTGTTAGTTTGTTGTCTCCCTACACAGCAGCAGAAGATGTTGCGTACTATCAGAAAAAATCAATCACCTCCTTTGCCATGGAGTTGATTCCACGCATTACCAGAGCCCAATCTATGGACGTGCTTTCTTCACAGACGAACTTGGCAGGATATCGTGCCGTTTTAGAAGCTGTAGCAGTTTTTGGCCGGGCTCTTCCCATGATGATGACGGCTGCAGGAACCTTATTGCCGGCAAAGGTTTTGGTTCTGGGGGCTGGAGTCGCTGGTCTTCAGGCCATTGCCACAGCGCGTCGATTGGGTGCGGTGGTTTCTGCATTTGATGTGCGTCCTGCTGTTAAAGAGCAGGTGGAAAGCCTTGGCGCTACTTTTATCCAAGTGGATGCTAAAGCGGAAGATGCAGAAACGGCGGGGGGGTACGCAAAAGAAATGGGAGCCGATTATAAAAAAAGGCAGACCCAGCTTATACACGAGACGCTTAAAAAGACCGATATCGCTATATCAACGGCTTTAATTCCCGGAAAACCGGCACCTACACTTATAACGGAACCTATGGTCCGAGATATGCCAGAGGGAGCCGTTATCGTCGATCTTGCTGTGGAGAATGGCGGTAATTGCACTTTATCTAAGGTAGGGGAAATTGTAGAATCTCACGGCGTAAAGATCATAGGGTTTCCTAATTTGCCTGCTAGATTAGCAGAAGACTCCAGCTCGTTTTATGGAAAAAATATCCTGAACTTTTTGGATTTGCTGATAGATAAGAAAAAAAATGAGCTTGCCATTGATTGGGAAGATGAAATTATTAAAGGTGCTGCTGTCACTCATAACGGGAACATACTAAAAGAAGAAATTATGGGGTCGAGTGGCGGGCATAAGGCTTCTGGTAAAAAGCCGACTGAGAAATCAGCTTCCAAATCAGCTCCCAAATCGATTGCAAAGAAAAGAGCAAAGGTAAAAAAATGA
- a CDS encoding LysE family transporter, with product MFEIFEIFPILLFIVLATISPGPDFVIVAQNSLCYSRRVGVMTVLGLGAGMLFHVSYCILGVGIFISQSILLFNILKFVGAAYLIYLGVKSLFSKRANLLPQEILETDNSISHWRGFQRGFLTNLLNPKAVMFFVSFFTVIVKPTTPISRQIFFGSFMVVSGVLWFSLMALFLSHGKVQRQVSKAQHWVEKIAGAFLIALGAKIAFARL from the coding sequence ATGTTCGAAATATTTGAAATTTTTCCCATCCTCCTTTTCATTGTCCTGGCGACCATTAGTCCGGGGCCAGATTTCGTAATTGTGGCTCAAAATAGCCTATGCTATTCCCGTCGGGTTGGTGTGATGACGGTCCTTGGGCTCGGAGCCGGCATGTTGTTTCATGTCAGTTATTGTATTTTGGGAGTGGGTATTTTTATTTCCCAGTCTATTCTGCTGTTTAATATATTGAAATTTGTTGGAGCTGCCTATTTGATTTACTTAGGTGTCAAAAGCCTTTTTTCTAAGAGAGCCAATCTTTTACCTCAGGAAATATTGGAAACTGACAACAGCATTTCCCATTGGCGGGGGTTTCAGAGAGGTTTTTTGACAAATCTTTTAAATCCTAAGGCCGTTATGTTTTTTGTGAGTTTTTTTACGGTGATTGTAAAGCCAACGACCCCCATTAGTCGTCAGATATTTTTTGGATCTTTTATGGTTGTTTCTGGGGTTCTTTGGTTTAGCCTTATGGCTCTTTTTCTTTCCCATGGCAAAGTCCAAAGGCAGGTTTCTAAGGCGCAGCACTGGGTCGAAAAAATTGCAGGGGCATTTCTTATCGCGTTGGGAGCAAAAATAGCTTTTGCGCGATTGTAA
- a CDS encoding ETC complex I subunit, producing the protein MRRVRIYKPSKTATQSGKFNERQWRLEFEPESAQWTDPLMGWTGSKDMRQEIKLKFDNLEEAIAYAKSQGFSYTVEQPNLRKVEPKSYSDNFC; encoded by the coding sequence ATGAGACGTGTTCGAATCTATAAACCCTCAAAAACGGCAACCCAATCTGGAAAGTTCAACGAGCGACAATGGCGTTTGGAGTTTGAGCCTGAATCGGCACAATGGACGGACCCGCTCATGGGATGGACGGGTTCCAAGGATATGCGTCAGGAAATCAAACTTAAATTTGACAATCTTGAAGAAGCAATTGCGTATGCGAAGAGCCAGGGTTTTTCGTACACTGTTGAGCAACCGAATCTAAGAAAGGTTGAGCCAAAGAGCTATAGTGACAATTTTTGCTAG